One part of the Vicia villosa cultivar HV-30 ecotype Madison, WI linkage group LG6, Vvil1.0, whole genome shotgun sequence genome encodes these proteins:
- the LOC131609087 gene encoding uncharacterized protein LOC131609087 isoform X2 yields the protein MGGVTSSMAAKFAFFPPNPPSYNLIKDELTSLLLITPFPHRENVEILKLPTRRGTEIVALYVRHPMATSTLLYSHGNAADLGQMYELFIELSIHLRVNLMGYDYSGYGQSSGKPSEQNTYSDIEAVYKCLEESYGAKQEDIILYGQSVGSGPTLEIAARLPQLRAVVLHSPILSGLRVMYPVKRSYWFDIYKNIDKIPLVNCPVLIVHMKL from the exons ATGGGTGGTGTTACTTCATCAATGGCTGCAAAATTTGCATTCTTTCCACCAAACCCACCATCATACAATCTCATCAAAGACGAACTCACTTCTCTTCTTCTCATCACCCCCTTCCCTCACCGCGAAAACGTTGAGATTCTTAAGCTTCCCACGCGCCGTGGAACTGAGATTGTTGCGCTTTATGTTCGTCACCCAATGGCTACTTCTACTCTCCTTTACTCTCATGGAAACGCCGCTGATCTTGGTCAGATGTATGAGCTTTTCATTGAGCTTAGCATCCACTTGCGCGTTAATCTTATGGG GTATGATTATTCTGGGTACGGGCAGTCATCGGGAAAG CCAAGTGAGCAGAATACATATTCAGATATTGAGGCTGTATACAAGTGTCTAGAAGAAAGTTATGGTGCTAAGCAGGAAGATATAATCCTTTACGGACAATCTGTTGGAAGTGGCCCAACTTTGGAAATAGCGGCTCGGTTGCCTCAATTACGAGCTGTTGTTTTGCACAGTCCAATACTTTCTGGCTTAAGGGTCATGTATCCAGTAAAACGTTCATATTGGTTTGACATATATAAG AATATCGACAAAATTCCACTAGTTAATTGTCCGGTTCTCATAGTTCAT ATGAAGTTGTAG
- the LOC131609087 gene encoding uncharacterized protein LOC131609087 isoform X1 encodes MGGVTSSMAAKFAFFPPNPPSYNLIKDELTSLLLITPFPHRENVEILKLPTRRGTEIVALYVRHPMATSTLLYSHGNAADLGQMYELFIELSIHLRVNLMGYDYSGYGQSSGKPSEQNTYSDIEAVYKCLEESYGAKQEDIILYGQSVGSGPTLEIAARLPQLRAVVLHSPILSGLRVMYPVKRSYWFDIYKNIDKIPLVNCPVLIVHGTSDEVVDCSHGKQLWELCKEKYEPLWLKGGNHCDLELFPEYIRHLKKFITTIEKSPSQRYSFRRSTDQQFEQPRKSTDIFEVSRKSTDRREKPRKSTDKPEKVKNLSSSNGGDMLEKLRMTFDHKERSRRSVDCHEKSRKSVDHQLEKGRKSVDRLDRIRTG; translated from the exons ATGGGTGGTGTTACTTCATCAATGGCTGCAAAATTTGCATTCTTTCCACCAAACCCACCATCATACAATCTCATCAAAGACGAACTCACTTCTCTTCTTCTCATCACCCCCTTCCCTCACCGCGAAAACGTTGAGATTCTTAAGCTTCCCACGCGCCGTGGAACTGAGATTGTTGCGCTTTATGTTCGTCACCCAATGGCTACTTCTACTCTCCTTTACTCTCATGGAAACGCCGCTGATCTTGGTCAGATGTATGAGCTTTTCATTGAGCTTAGCATCCACTTGCGCGTTAATCTTATGGG GTATGATTATTCTGGGTACGGGCAGTCATCGGGAAAG CCAAGTGAGCAGAATACATATTCAGATATTGAGGCTGTATACAAGTGTCTAGAAGAAAGTTATGGTGCTAAGCAGGAAGATATAATCCTTTACGGACAATCTGTTGGAAGTGGCCCAACTTTGGAAATAGCGGCTCGGTTGCCTCAATTACGAGCTGTTGTTTTGCACAGTCCAATACTTTCTGGCTTAAGGGTCATGTATCCAGTAAAACGTTCATATTGGTTTGACATATATAAG AATATCGACAAAATTCCACTAGTTAATTGTCCGGTTCTCATAGTTCAT GGTACTTCAGATGAAGTTGTAGATTGTTCCCACGGTAAGCAACTTTGGGAACTTTGTAAAGAGAAATATGAACCGTTGTGGCTCAAAGGAGGTAACCACTGCGATTTGGAGCTCTTTCCCGAGTACATTAGGCATCTGAAGAAGTTCATAACAACAATTGAGAAGTCTCCGTCTCAACGATACAGTTTCCGAAGGAGTACAGACCAGCAGTTTGAGCAGCCTCGAAAGAGTACAGATATTTTCGAAGTGAGTAGAAAAAGCACCGACCGTAGAGAAAAGCCAAGGAAGAGCACAGACAAACCAGAGAAGGTCAAAAACTTGTCTTCTAGTAATGGCGGTGATATGTTGGAGAAATTAAGAATGACGTTTGATCATAAAGAGAGATCTCGAAGAAGTGTTGACTGTCATGAGAAGTCTCGAAAAAGCGTTGATCATCAATTAGAGAAAGGAAGAAAGAGTGTTGATCGTCTCGATAGAATAAGAACTGGTTAA
- the LOC131609089 gene encoding glycerol-3-phosphate dehydrogenase [NAD(+)]-like isoform X1, producing MNNVTIVGSGNWGSVAAKLIASNTIKLSSFNDEVRMWVYEEILPNGKKLSDVINQTNENVKYLPGVKLGKNVVADPDLSNAVKNANLLVFVTPHQFMEGVCKRLEGKIRKDAEGISLVKGMEVKREGPSLISTLISNQLGINCSVLMGANIADEIAKEEFSEATVGYRGNKVAAEIWVQLFNTPYFSVTSVQDVEGVEMCGTLKNIVAVAAGLIDGLKMGNNTKAAIMRIGLKEMLALSKLLFPSVKDSTLFESCGVADLITTCMGGRNRKVAEAFALNGGKRSFDELEEQMLKGQKLQGVLTAKEVHEVLTTRGWVDMFPLFKAVYEISSGFLPPTAIVEFNNNIPHHRKSKL from the exons ATGAATAATGTCACCATTGTTGGTAGTGGCAATTGGGGCAGTGTTGCAGCAAAGCTTATTGCTTCTAACACCATCAAACTCAGTTCCTTCAATG ATGAAGTTAGGATGTGGGTGTATGAAGAAATTTTACCAAATGGGAAGAAACTCTCAGATGTCATCAACCAAACCAAT GAAAATGTTAAGTATCTACCAGGAGTGAAGCTTGGTAAAAATGTAGTTGCAGATCCAGACCTTTCAAATGCAG TGAAAAATGCAAACCTGTTGGTATTTGTAACGCCGCATCAATTCATGGAAGGAGTGTGCAAAAGACTTGAAGGAAAAATAAGGAAAGATGCAGAGGGGATTTCGCTTGTTAAAGGAATGGAGGTCAAGAGAGAAGGTCCATCCTTGATCTCTACTTTAATCTCCAATCAATTGGGAATCAATTGTTCTGTATTAATGGGAGCCAATATAGCAGACGAG attgcCAAGGAGGAATTTAGTGAGGCAACTGTTGGATACCGTGGTAACAAAGTTGCGGCGGAGATATGGGTTCAGTTGTTCAACACTCCTTATTTTAGTGTGACATCT GTTCAGGATGTTGAAGGTGTTGAAATGTGTGGAACCCTGAAAAATATAGTGGCTGTAGCTGCAGGTTTAATTGATGGCTTGAAAATGGGAAATAACACAAAA GCGGCAATCATGAGAATCGGTCTGAAAGAGATGTTAGCACTTTCGAAGTTGTTGTTTCCATCTGTTAAAGACAGTACCTTATTTGAGAGCTGTGGTGTAGCTGATCTTATCACAACATGCA TGGGTGGAAGAAATAGGAAAGTTGCTGAGGCTTTTGCACTAAATGGGGGAAAGAG GTcttttgatgaacttgaagaacaGATGCTTAAAGGCCAGAAATTGCAG GGTGTATTAACTGCAAAAGAGGTTCACGAGGTTCTGACCACTCGCGGATGGGTAGATATGTTTCCTCTCTTCAAAGCAGTGTATGAAATCAGCTCAGGTTTCCTTCCACCAACAGCCATAGTTGAGTTCAACAATAACATCCCCCACCATAGAAAAAGCAAGCTGTAG
- the LOC131609089 gene encoding glycerol-3-phosphate dehydrogenase [NAD(+)]-like isoform X2, which yields MWVYEEILPNGKKLSDVINQTNENVKYLPGVKLGKNVVADPDLSNAVKNANLLVFVTPHQFMEGVCKRLEGKIRKDAEGISLVKGMEVKREGPSLISTLISNQLGINCSVLMGANIADEIAKEEFSEATVGYRGNKVAAEIWVQLFNTPYFSVTSVQDVEGVEMCGTLKNIVAVAAGLIDGLKMGNNTKAAIMRIGLKEMLALSKLLFPSVKDSTLFESCGVADLITTCMGGRNRKVAEAFALNGGKRSFDELEEQMLKGQKLQGVLTAKEVHEVLTTRGWVDMFPLFKAVYEISSGFLPPTAIVEFNNNIPHHRKSKL from the exons ATGTGGGTGTATGAAGAAATTTTACCAAATGGGAAGAAACTCTCAGATGTCATCAACCAAACCAAT GAAAATGTTAAGTATCTACCAGGAGTGAAGCTTGGTAAAAATGTAGTTGCAGATCCAGACCTTTCAAATGCAG TGAAAAATGCAAACCTGTTGGTATTTGTAACGCCGCATCAATTCATGGAAGGAGTGTGCAAAAGACTTGAAGGAAAAATAAGGAAAGATGCAGAGGGGATTTCGCTTGTTAAAGGAATGGAGGTCAAGAGAGAAGGTCCATCCTTGATCTCTACTTTAATCTCCAATCAATTGGGAATCAATTGTTCTGTATTAATGGGAGCCAATATAGCAGACGAG attgcCAAGGAGGAATTTAGTGAGGCAACTGTTGGATACCGTGGTAACAAAGTTGCGGCGGAGATATGGGTTCAGTTGTTCAACACTCCTTATTTTAGTGTGACATCT GTTCAGGATGTTGAAGGTGTTGAAATGTGTGGAACCCTGAAAAATATAGTGGCTGTAGCTGCAGGTTTAATTGATGGCTTGAAAATGGGAAATAACACAAAA GCGGCAATCATGAGAATCGGTCTGAAAGAGATGTTAGCACTTTCGAAGTTGTTGTTTCCATCTGTTAAAGACAGTACCTTATTTGAGAGCTGTGGTGTAGCTGATCTTATCACAACATGCA TGGGTGGAAGAAATAGGAAAGTTGCTGAGGCTTTTGCACTAAATGGGGGAAAGAG GTcttttgatgaacttgaagaacaGATGCTTAAAGGCCAGAAATTGCAG GGTGTATTAACTGCAAAAGAGGTTCACGAGGTTCTGACCACTCGCGGATGGGTAGATATGTTTCCTCTCTTCAAAGCAGTGTATGAAATCAGCTCAGGTTTCCTTCCACCAACAGCCATAGTTGAGTTCAACAATAACATCCCCCACCATAGAAAAAGCAAGCTGTAG
- the LOC131613501 gene encoding uncharacterized protein LOC131613501: MILVGKSGDDIHVVVPAPHVSVFSEKCLLGHTYTVSNFKVVPNVLAFKASGHKYMLKFTAGTSVVDDDKHEIPPKQIVFTSFSDIITGKFVKDVLLDVIGMVDSIGYAQTESGGKKQQINMVLRDHIMPKETRVTLSDQLGSNSQLSSQNSKNSQLTPVQKLLSKVVVLPIVEIIQLKDITFCATVATTKLLAASLFGWYYRACHMCQSIARGDKPPFECEAGQETMAEIISF, translated from the exons ATGATATTGGTTGGCAAATCG GGTGATGATATTCATGTTGTTGTTCCAGCACCGCATGTGTCGGTGTTCAGCGAAAAATGCCTATTAGGTCATACCTATACGGTATCAAATTTTAAGGTTGTGCCCAATGTTCTGGCCTTCAAGGCATCAGGACACAAATATATGCTAAAGTTTACTGCTGGAACGTCTGTTGTTGATGACGACAAACATGAAATACCGCCGAAGCAGATTGTTTTTACAAGTTTTTCGGACATCATAACAGGGAAGTTTGTCAAAGATGTCCTGCTTG aTGTCATTGGAATGGTGGACAGTATTGGATATGCACAGACTGAGTCAGGTGGAAAGAAACAACAAATTAATATGGTCTTACGAGACCACAT AATGCCTAAGGAAACCAGGGTTACTCTATCGGATCAACTTGGATCAAATTCGCAGTTATCCTCACAGAATTCTAAAAATTCTCAGCTTACTCCTGTGCAAAAATTGTTGTCCAAGGTTGTGGTTTTACCGATTGTTGAGATTATTCAACTTAAGGAT ATTACATTTTGTGCTACTGTCGCTACAACAAAATTATTGGCCGCGTCTCTGTTTGGATGGTATTATCGTGCCTGTCATATGTGTCAATCTATAGCCCGTGGTGACAAGCCACCGTTTGAGTGTGAAGCCGGTCAAGAAACCATGGCTGAAATCATTAGTTTTTAG